A DNA window from Polynucleobacter sp. AP-Titi-500A-B4 contains the following coding sequences:
- a CDS encoding 5-(carboxyamino)imidazole ribonucleotide synthase — translation MADRLEPILPGSYLGILGGGQLGRMFTQAAQAMGYKVCVLDPGADSPAGSIAEKFIQADYTDSAALKEMASLCASVSTEFENVPAQALDELESLGVFVAPRSSCVSLAQNRIAEKNFLATWKSETNIGPAPHFVIEHDADIANAPAELFPGILKTARMGYDGKGQMTVVAATDLSAVWTELGKVACVLEKRMDLDFEVSALVVRGYDDAVVAYPVSQNIHRDGILHTSTVPAPSIKPAQEKKIIEAAKALIRKIDYVGVLCIEFFILKNGDIVANEIAPRPHNSGHYTMDACVSSQFEQQVRAMARLPLGDTRQLAPVSMLNLLGDLWFEGSEDQAKEPAWNKVLAHPDAKLHLYGKSAPRMGRKMGHINCLGEALNEARQNCAAVATELGIEP, via the coding sequence ATGGCAGATCGTTTGGAACCCATTTTGCCGGGTTCGTATTTAGGTATATTAGGTGGCGGTCAATTGGGGCGAATGTTTACTCAAGCAGCACAAGCTATGGGTTACAAGGTCTGCGTTCTTGATCCAGGCGCAGATAGTCCTGCAGGTTCTATTGCTGAAAAATTTATTCAGGCAGACTACACAGACTCAGCGGCATTAAAAGAAATGGCATCTCTTTGCGCATCTGTAAGCACTGAATTTGAAAATGTTCCGGCTCAGGCTTTGGATGAATTAGAGTCTTTAGGTGTGTTCGTGGCGCCCCGAAGTAGCTGCGTTTCTTTGGCGCAAAACCGCATTGCTGAGAAAAATTTCTTGGCAACTTGGAAGTCTGAAACCAATATTGGGCCTGCTCCTCATTTTGTGATCGAGCATGATGCCGATATTGCTAATGCCCCTGCAGAACTTTTCCCTGGAATCTTGAAGACTGCTCGGATGGGCTATGACGGCAAGGGCCAAATGACGGTTGTTGCTGCAACTGATTTGTCTGCTGTGTGGACTGAGCTCGGTAAGGTAGCTTGTGTATTAGAAAAGCGAATGGACTTGGATTTTGAAGTCTCCGCTTTGGTGGTGCGTGGTTATGACGATGCAGTAGTAGCCTACCCCGTTTCTCAAAATATACATCGTGATGGTATTTTGCATACTTCTACAGTGCCTGCACCATCGATCAAGCCTGCTCAAGAAAAGAAAATTATTGAAGCAGCTAAAGCGCTGATTCGAAAAATTGATTATGTGGGCGTGCTTTGCATTGAATTTTTCATTCTGAAGAACGGTGATATTGTTGCTAATGAAATTGCACCACGCCCTCACAACTCTGGTCACTACACCATGGATGCCTGTGTGAGCAGTCAATTTGAGCAGCAAGTGAGAGCGATGGCGCGTTTGCCTTTAGGCGATACCCGTCAATTAGCCCCTGTCTCTATGTTGAACCTTTTGGGCGATCTTTGGTTTGAGGGTAGTGAAGATCAAGCGAAGGAGCCCGCTTGGAATAAAGTGCTTGCACATCCAGATGCGAAATTACATCTCTATGGAAAATCTGCGCCACGCATGGGTAGAAAGATGGGGCATATTAATTGTTTGGGTGAGGCTTTAAATGAGGCTCGTCAAAATTGCGCAGCTGTTGCTACTGAATTAGGCATCGAGCCCTAG
- the purE gene encoding 5-(carboxyamino)imidazole ribonucleotide mutase: MSKKPIVGIVMGSNSDWDTMQHAAQMLEQFGIAHEAKVLSAHRMPDDMFQYAENAQANGLQAIIAGAGGAAHLPGMLASKTIVPVYGVPVASKYLRGEDSLYSIVQMPKGIPVATFAIGEAGAANAALHVIAGLALHDADLAKRLEEFRVKQSDTARSMNLPGY; this comes from the coding sequence ATGAGCAAGAAGCCAATAGTCGGAATAGTGATGGGTTCCAATTCAGATTGGGACACTATGCAGCACGCCGCACAAATGCTGGAGCAATTTGGCATTGCTCACGAAGCAAAAGTACTCTCTGCACACCGCATGCCTGATGATATGTTTCAGTATGCTGAAAACGCTCAAGCGAATGGCCTTCAAGCAATCATTGCAGGTGCAGGCGGTGCAGCGCATTTACCGGGCATGCTCGCCTCCAAAACAATCGTTCCAGTTTATGGTGTTCCTGTTGCAAGCAAATATTTGCGTGGTGAAGACTCTTTGTACTCTATCGTACAAATGCCCAAAGGCATTCCTGTAGCAACTTTTGCTATTGGCGAAGCTGGTGCAGCAAATGCCGCTTTACATGTTATCGCAGGTCTAGCTTTGCATGACGCTGATTTAGCAAAGCGTCTAGAAGAGTTCCGCGTTAAGCAATCCGATACCGCGCGTTCAATGAATTTGCCGGGGTATTAA
- a CDS encoding phosphoribosylaminoimidazolesuccinocarboxamide synthase gives MPALYATSIKSLPLLSKGKVRDVYALGDDKLLMITTDRLSAFDVVMGEPIPEKGIVLNQMANFWFDKLGKVIPNHLTGIDPTTVVPADEVDQVQGRAVVAKRLKPILVEAVVRGYLAGSGWKDYKDTGKVCGISLPSGLENAQKLPEPIFTPAAKAEVGEHDENISFEKVIELIGEKLANQIREVSIRLYKEASEYAATRGIIIADTKFEFGLDDAGQLVLMDEILTADSSRFWPAETYYVGSNPPSYDKQFVRDWLETAQVNGKPWPKTAPAPQLPAEVIEKTAQKYREALSRLTQG, from the coding sequence ATGCCAGCTCTTTACGCCACTTCTATTAAGTCATTACCTCTGCTTTCCAAAGGTAAGGTGCGTGATGTTTATGCGCTGGGTGACGACAAGCTTTTGATGATTACTACTGATCGCTTATCTGCCTTTGATGTGGTGATGGGTGAGCCTATTCCAGAAAAAGGCATTGTTCTCAATCAAATGGCGAACTTTTGGTTTGATAAATTGGGCAAGGTAATTCCAAATCATCTGACTGGAATCGATCCTACGACTGTAGTGCCTGCTGATGAAGTAGATCAAGTTCAAGGGCGTGCAGTAGTTGCAAAGCGTTTAAAGCCAATTTTGGTTGAAGCAGTAGTGCGCGGTTACTTGGCGGGTAGCGGTTGGAAGGACTACAAAGACACTGGCAAGGTTTGCGGTATTTCATTGCCATCCGGTTTGGAGAATGCCCAAAAATTACCTGAACCCATTTTTACTCCTGCCGCAAAAGCGGAAGTTGGTGAGCATGATGAAAATATCTCTTTTGAGAAAGTGATTGAGCTTATTGGTGAGAAATTGGCCAATCAAATTCGTGAAGTGAGCATTCGTCTTTATAAAGAGGCGTCAGAGTACGCAGCTACTCGCGGAATCATCATCGCCGACACCAAATTTGAATTTGGTCTGGATGATGCAGGTCAATTAGTGCTGATGGATGAGATTCTCACCGCCGATTCCTCACGATTCTGGCCAGCTGAAACCTACTATGTTGGTTCAAACCCACCGTCTTACGATAAGCAATTTGTGCGCGATTGGCTGGAAACTGCCCAGGTAAACGGTAAGCCATGGCCTAAGACAGCTCCAGCACCGCAATTACCTGCCGAAGTCATCGAAAAGACAGCCCAAAAATATCGCGAAGCCTTGAGTCGCCTAACTCAGGGATAA
- the fba gene encoding class II fructose-bisphosphate aldolase (catalyzes the reversible aldol condensation of dihydroxyacetonephosphate and glyceraldehyde 3-phosphate in the Calvin cycle, glycolysis, and/or gluconeogenesis): MALVSLRQLLDHAAENGYGLPAFNVNNLEQVTAIMEAANEADSPVIMQASAGARKYAGEAFLRHLISAAVEAYPHIPVVMHQDHGQSPAVCMAAIKSGFTSVMMDGSLEADGKSVASYEYNVDVSREVVKFSHSIGVTVEAELGVLGSLETMKGDKEDGHGADGLMTREQLLTDVEQAADFVKATQCDALAIAIGTSHGAYKFTKKPTGDILAIDRIKEIHARIPNTHLVMHGSSSVPQELLAEIREFGGDMKETYGVPVEEIQEGIKNGVRKINIDTDIRLAMTGAIRRYLFENPSKFDPRDYLKPAREAAKKVCIARFQAFGSAGQASKIKPIPLEKMAELYKSGKLAQIVK; this comes from the coding sequence ATGGCTTTAGTATCTTTACGACAACTCTTGGATCATGCAGCCGAGAACGGCTATGGTTTACCAGCCTTTAACGTGAACAACTTAGAACAAGTGACTGCAATCATGGAAGCGGCAAATGAGGCTGACTCCCCAGTGATCATGCAAGCGTCTGCTGGTGCACGCAAATATGCTGGTGAAGCCTTCTTACGCCATCTCATTTCTGCTGCAGTTGAGGCTTATCCCCATATTCCAGTGGTGATGCACCAAGATCATGGTCAAAGCCCAGCAGTTTGTATGGCTGCTATTAAGAGCGGTTTTACTAGCGTGATGATGGATGGCTCCTTAGAGGCTGACGGAAAATCTGTTGCAAGTTATGAATACAACGTAGATGTTTCTAGAGAGGTGGTGAAGTTTTCTCACTCTATCGGCGTTACCGTTGAGGCCGAACTCGGTGTATTGGGGTCTCTTGAGACGATGAAGGGCGATAAAGAAGATGGTCATGGCGCGGATGGCTTGATGACTCGTGAGCAGTTGCTCACGGATGTGGAGCAAGCCGCGGACTTTGTAAAGGCTACTCAGTGTGATGCTTTAGCAATTGCGATTGGTACTAGCCATGGCGCATATAAATTCACAAAAAAGCCAACTGGCGATATTTTGGCGATAGATCGTATTAAAGAAATTCATGCACGTATTCCGAATACACACTTAGTCATGCATGGCTCCTCTAGCGTTCCGCAAGAGTTGCTTGCTGAGATTCGTGAATTTGGTGGCGATATGAAAGAAACCTACGGCGTGCCTGTTGAAGAGATTCAGGAAGGTATTAAGAATGGTGTTCGCAAGATCAACATTGATACCGATATTCGTTTGGCAATGACGGGCGCTATCCGTCGTTATCTTTTCGAGAACCCAAGCAAATTCGATCCTCGCGACTATTTAAAGCCAGCTCGTGAAGCAGCTAAGAAGGTGTGTATTGCCCGTTTCCAAGCTTTTGGTTCTGCTGGTCAAGCATCCAAAATTAAACCTATTCCATTAGAAAAAATGGCTGAGTTGTATAAGAGCGGTAAGTTAGCTCAGATTGTGAAGTGA
- the pyk gene encoding pyruvate kinase, whose amino-acid sequence MLRATKIIATLGPASEKPEVLRDMIRAGVDVVRMNFSHGTVADHKARHDLVRSISAEVGKEVGIMADLQGPKIRVGKFVDSKILLKEGDKFILDVACELGNQERVGLDYKELPNDVKSGDRLLLNDGLVVLRVESVKGGEIFTLVDQGGPLSNNKGINRAGGGLTAPALTEKDIADLDAAIAMGVDFLAISFPKDGADMAYARKLADAASAKYGVGKVRTIAKVERAEAIEPEALKSIIAESDGIMVARGDLAIEVGNAAVPALQKRMIAWALEADKFTITATQMMESMINAPVPTRAEVSDVANAVLDGTDAVMLSAESAAGMYPVQTIKAMAEICVEAEKSDRVKLDTDFLDQTFARIDQTIALGALFTAHHLNANAIAALTDSGSTAIWMSRHNIHVPIFALTSKIATQRALSTYRNVTPIGLDYTKDRDTALQEVEACLKKLGAVKKGDTVVLTSGEPMGEPGGTNTLKIIHVK is encoded by the coding sequence ATGCTTAGAGCAACCAAAATTATTGCAACATTAGGGCCAGCATCTGAAAAGCCTGAAGTCTTACGGGACATGATTCGTGCTGGTGTCGATGTAGTGCGTATGAACTTTTCACACGGTACAGTGGCAGACCACAAGGCACGTCACGATTTAGTGCGAAGCATTTCTGCTGAGGTTGGTAAAGAAGTTGGCATCATGGCTGACTTACAGGGGCCAAAAATTCGCGTTGGGAAATTTGTAGATAGCAAGATTCTTCTTAAAGAGGGCGACAAATTTATTCTTGATGTAGCATGCGAGCTTGGTAACCAAGAACGTGTTGGTCTTGATTACAAAGAATTACCCAACGACGTGAAATCAGGTGATCGCCTTTTATTAAACGACGGCTTAGTGGTGCTTCGTGTCGAAAGCGTTAAGGGTGGAGAAATTTTCACGCTAGTTGATCAAGGCGGCCCCTTATCCAATAACAAAGGCATCAATCGAGCAGGCGGTGGTTTGACTGCGCCTGCTCTCACCGAAAAAGATATTGCTGACTTAGATGCTGCCATTGCGATGGGAGTCGATTTTTTAGCCATTAGCTTTCCTAAAGATGGCGCTGATATGGCTTATGCACGTAAGTTGGCTGATGCCGCTAGCGCTAAGTATGGCGTTGGTAAGGTACGAACGATTGCTAAGGTAGAGCGTGCAGAAGCGATTGAGCCTGAAGCATTGAAAAGTATTATTGCTGAGAGCGATGGCATTATGGTTGCTCGTGGTGACCTGGCGATTGAGGTAGGTAATGCAGCAGTGCCGGCATTACAAAAACGTATGATTGCTTGGGCTCTTGAAGCGGATAAATTTACGATTACCGCTACGCAAATGATGGAGTCCATGATTAATGCTCCAGTTCCAACGCGTGCTGAAGTAAGTGACGTTGCTAATGCGGTACTAGACGGTACCGATGCTGTCATGCTATCCGCTGAATCTGCTGCCGGCATGTACCCAGTGCAAACCATTAAAGCGATGGCAGAGATTTGTGTTGAGGCAGAGAAATCAGACCGCGTGAAATTGGATACCGACTTCTTGGATCAAACATTTGCTCGGATTGATCAAACCATTGCTTTGGGCGCTTTATTTACCGCCCACCATCTCAATGCGAATGCGATTGCTGCCTTAACTGACTCTGGCTCAACGGCGATTTGGATGAGCCGTCACAATATTCATGTGCCTATTTTTGCTCTCACTTCAAAGATTGCCACTCAACGTGCTTTAAGTACTTATCGCAATGTCACACCAATCGGTTTGGATTACACCAAGGATAGAGATACAGCTTTGCAAGAGGTTGAGGCGTGCTTGAAAAAGCTGGGCGCAGTCAAAAAAGGCGACACTGTGGTTCTGACTTCTGGTGAGCCGATGGGCGAACCCGGCGGTACCAATACTCTCAAGATTATTCATGTGAAGTAA
- a CDS encoding phosphoglycerate kinase, producing MPESLFKVKRLSELAQSGQLKGKRVLIRADLNVPQDEAGNITEDTRIRASMPAVQMCLDAGAAVMVTSHLGRPTEGEFKPEDSLAPVADRIATLLNRKVPLISNWVNGDFEVNPGEIVLLENCRLNVGEKKNNDELAKKIAALCDVYVNDAFGTAHRAEATTHGVAKFAPIACAGPLMAAELDALSRALASPKRPLVAIVAGSKVSSKLTILKALSEKVDELIVGGGIANTFMLAKGLSIGKSLAEPDLVNEAREIMELMEKRGAHVPIPEDVVVANELSPLARANRVPADQVAEDDMILDIGPKTAARLSIMLAHAGTIVWNGPLGVFEIDQFGGGTKMLAAAIAHSPAFSIAGGGDTLAAIAKYGIENQVDYISTGGGAFLEFLEGKTLPAFAVLSDRAKD from the coding sequence ATGCCGGAATCCTTATTTAAAGTTAAGCGTTTAAGCGAATTAGCTCAATCGGGCCAATTGAAGGGAAAGAGGGTCTTGATTCGTGCAGACCTGAATGTTCCCCAAGACGAAGCTGGAAATATTACTGAAGACACTCGCATTCGGGCTTCAATGCCTGCGGTGCAAATGTGTTTGGATGCTGGTGCAGCAGTGATGGTGACCTCACATCTGGGTCGACCAACTGAAGGTGAATTTAAGCCAGAAGATAGTTTGGCTCCGGTAGCAGATCGCATTGCGACATTACTTAATCGCAAGGTACCTCTTATTAGTAACTGGGTGAATGGTGACTTTGAAGTGAATCCAGGCGAGATCGTCCTTCTAGAAAATTGCCGTTTAAATGTTGGCGAGAAAAAGAATAATGATGAGCTAGCAAAAAAGATTGCTGCTCTATGTGATGTATATGTAAATGATGCATTTGGCACTGCTCATCGTGCTGAAGCAACCACGCATGGTGTTGCAAAATTTGCACCCATCGCTTGTGCTGGCCCATTAATGGCCGCTGAGTTAGATGCCTTAAGTCGTGCATTAGCAAGTCCGAAGCGCCCACTGGTAGCGATAGTTGCTGGCTCTAAGGTTTCCTCTAAACTCACGATCCTCAAGGCGCTCTCCGAGAAAGTCGATGAGCTGATTGTTGGCGGCGGTATTGCTAATACTTTTATGTTAGCTAAAGGCTTGTCAATTGGTAAGTCTCTTGCTGAGCCAGACCTAGTGAATGAAGCCCGAGAAATCATGGAGCTGATGGAAAAACGGGGCGCACATGTGCCCATTCCTGAAGACGTTGTTGTGGCGAATGAACTCTCGCCACTAGCGCGTGCAAACCGTGTACCTGCTGATCAAGTTGCTGAAGATGACATGATCTTGGATATTGGTCCAAAGACAGCGGCGCGTTTATCGATCATGCTTGCGCATGCCGGTACGATTGTTTGGAACGGCCCTCTAGGCGTGTTTGAAATTGATCAGTTTGGCGGTGGCACGAAGATGCTAGCTGCAGCAATTGCACATTCACCTGCGTTCTCAATTGCAGGTGGTGGCGATACCTTGGCAGCAATTGCCAAGTACGGTATTGAAAATCAAGTGGATTACATCTCAACTGGCGGTGGCGCTTTCCTGGAATTCCTCGAAGGTAAAACCTTGCCAGCCTTTGCAGTACTATCCGATCGAGCGAAGGATTAA
- a CDS encoding branched-chain amino acid transaminase → MSMSDRDGFIWSDGKLIPWREANVHVLTHSLHYGMGVFEGIRAYKTPQGTAIFRLPEHVKRLFNGTKIFQMSMPYSPEEITKGIIDVVNSNKLEACYIRPIIFIGSQKLGISPKGNSIHTAIAAWEWGAYLGEDGLNKGIRVKTSSFTRHFVNSSLVRAKASGYYINSILANQEVTANGYDEALLLDTEGYVSEGSGENLFMVRNGVVYTPDLASCLDGITRDSVIQIAKDLGYEVKEKRLTRDEVYSADEAFFTGTAAEVTPIRELDDRTIGDGKRGPITEKIQKTYFDAVYGRSDKYKAWLTYVK, encoded by the coding sequence ATGTCGATGTCCGACCGCGATGGCTTTATTTGGTCCGATGGGAAGCTCATTCCTTGGCGTGAGGCCAATGTTCACGTGCTAACCCATAGCCTGCACTACGGCATGGGGGTATTTGAAGGCATTCGCGCCTACAAAACCCCTCAAGGTACCGCCATTTTCCGCCTTCCTGAGCACGTCAAGCGCCTCTTTAACGGAACCAAGATCTTCCAAATGAGCATGCCTTACAGCCCAGAAGAGATCACCAAGGGCATTATTGACGTAGTCAACAGCAATAAGCTGGAAGCCTGTTACATCCGTCCTATCATTTTTATTGGCTCCCAAAAACTCGGTATCTCCCCTAAGGGCAACAGCATCCACACCGCGATTGCTGCCTGGGAATGGGGTGCTTATTTAGGCGAAGATGGCCTTAATAAGGGTATTCGCGTTAAAACTTCCTCCTTTACCCGCCACTTTGTGAACTCGTCACTCGTTCGTGCCAAAGCATCCGGTTACTACATCAACTCCATTTTGGCCAACCAAGAAGTAACCGCCAATGGATATGACGAAGCTTTGTTGCTCGATACCGAAGGTTATGTTTCCGAGGGTTCTGGTGAAAACCTCTTCATGGTTCGCAATGGCGTTGTATACACGCCTGACCTGGCCTCATGCTTAGACGGCATCACCCGCGATTCCGTAATTCAAATTGCAAAAGATCTTGGGTATGAAGTTAAAGAAAAGCGTCTCACACGGGATGAAGTTTATTCTGCTGATGAAGCCTTCTTTACTGGCACTGCTGCTGAAGTTACTCCAATTCGTGAACTCGATGATCGTACGATTGGTGATGGTAAGCGCGGTCCAATTACCGAAAAAATTCAAAAGACCTATTTCGATGCGGTTTATGGCAGAAGCGACAAGTACAAAGCGTGGCTTACTTACGTTAAATAA
- a CDS encoding zinc-finger domain-containing protein, with protein MTQAQVTMVDGKDLPLHCPTNKTPAWNSHPRVFLDITKTGDAKCPYCGAEYKLIPGTEPHGH; from the coding sequence ATGACTCAAGCTCAAGTGACAATGGTGGACGGCAAAGATCTACCATTGCATTGCCCCACCAATAAAACCCCTGCCTGGAACTCGCACCCACGGGTTTTTTTAGACATCACCAAAACCGGGGATGCAAAGTGCCCATACTGCGGCGCAGAGTACAAGCTCATTCCTGGCACCGAGCCACACGGACACTAA
- the waaF gene encoding lipopolysaccharide heptosyltransferase II, which produces MHGILIIAPNWIGDAVMSQPLLAELKAQYPNSNIDVLASTWVAPVYRACNEVSDVIEAKFEHKQLQWALRKQLSKDLQTKNYQACFILPNSFKSALIPWLANIPFRVGYRGELRYGLINVSLENPSKVNRPPMVEHYLALSQLLQDGDENSLDTLTPTLNVSTQAKQSVEQRLASANINANSLFVFCPGAEYGPTKRWPTAHFAKLAQNLVVEQASAQVILLGGKGDHALAQEIQAQANTPTNLHNWCGSTSLDEAIALIGMAKAVVSNDSGLMHIAAALKTPQVAIFGSSDPAHTPPLSNKAKVIWLNLPCSPCHKKICPLGHLQCLNDILPQQVLTTLNTLQ; this is translated from the coding sequence ATGCACGGTATTCTGATCATCGCCCCAAACTGGATTGGGGATGCCGTCATGTCGCAGCCTTTGTTGGCAGAGCTTAAAGCTCAATATCCAAATTCAAACATAGATGTACTTGCTAGTACTTGGGTTGCCCCTGTTTATCGCGCTTGCAATGAAGTAAGCGATGTCATTGAGGCAAAGTTTGAACACAAGCAATTGCAATGGGCATTACGTAAACAGCTATCCAAAGATCTTCAAACTAAAAACTATCAGGCCTGTTTTATTTTGCCAAATAGTTTTAAATCTGCACTCATTCCCTGGTTGGCTAATATTCCATTTCGAGTTGGGTATCGTGGTGAACTTCGTTATGGCCTCATTAATGTATCGCTCGAGAATCCAAGCAAAGTAAATCGACCACCCATGGTGGAACACTATCTAGCCCTTAGCCAACTCTTGCAAGATGGTGATGAAAACTCATTAGATACATTAACGCCTACACTGAATGTCTCAACTCAAGCAAAACAATCTGTAGAGCAGCGCTTAGCAAGCGCCAATATCAACGCCAATTCGCTTTTTGTATTTTGCCCAGGAGCTGAATACGGACCTACCAAGCGCTGGCCTACTGCTCACTTTGCAAAACTGGCACAAAATCTTGTTGTAGAGCAGGCAAGCGCGCAAGTCATTCTTTTGGGCGGCAAAGGCGATCATGCACTTGCGCAAGAAATCCAAGCTCAAGCTAATACCCCTACCAATCTCCACAATTGGTGCGGAAGCACTTCTTTGGATGAGGCAATTGCTCTGATTGGTATGGCTAAGGCTGTGGTTAGCAATGACTCTGGATTGATGCATATTGCGGCGGCACTCAAAACCCCTCAAGTAGCTATTTTTGGATCTAGCGATCCCGCCCATACTCCGCCCTTATCAAACAAGGCTAAAGTAATTTGGCTCAATCTTCCTTGTAGTCCATGTCATAAAAAGATTTGCCCCTTAGGTCACTTGCAGTGTCTAAATGACATCCTACCGCAGCAAGTTTTGACTACACTGAATACCTTGCAATAA
- a CDS encoding nuclear transport factor 2 family protein — protein sequence MTKLARLFHNADDVVDAWRDALKHRDVKGALDIWLDDDSITCVLPEGHRLSGHAEIREGLERLLSKQALFLEPIACISHTILGAAVYDTTEAVHLRADQIEAEFFLNITLVLLQDSQGWRIAHLHASRSTDDTFDAPSTPHGLH from the coding sequence ATGACCAAACTAGCCAGACTCTTTCACAATGCAGACGATGTGGTGGATGCCTGGCGCGATGCTTTAAAGCATCGCGATGTCAAAGGCGCCTTAGATATTTGGCTAGACGATGACTCCATCACTTGTGTCCTTCCTGAAGGGCATCGCTTAAGTGGTCATGCTGAAATTCGTGAAGGTCTAGAGCGCCTTTTATCCAAACAAGCATTATTTTTAGAGCCAATTGCTTGTATTAGTCACACTATTCTGGGTGCTGCTGTATATGACACAACTGAAGCTGTGCACTTACGCGCCGATCAAATCGAGGCTGAATTTTTTCTCAATATTACCCTCGTACTATTACAAGATAGTCAAGGTTGGCGCATTGCTCACCTGCATGCTAGTCGTTCAACTGATGACACGTTTGATGCGCCCTCTACTCCGCACGGTTTGCATTAA
- a CDS encoding DUF2946 family protein, protein MDEQVLRSLIKWPNVPDCFGWLTLDRRGQWRMVDEYAQQNQLSGQVIQHTALNEFISRNYASDQLGRFFFQNGPQRVFITLAATPWLVRIIPGEHGPRLITQCQTQMKPSAALSDEDGNIYIVGSIHQTIYQDLKTQQFETKEYASIALLHDHDLDQFSEMAKLREEACSFGGSWNWHDKQLPLDPIHSEELSKQFKFIQQPQPQH, encoded by the coding sequence ATGGATGAGCAGGTACTACGCTCACTCATTAAATGGCCCAACGTGCCAGATTGTTTTGGCTGGTTAACCCTAGATCGCCGTGGTCAATGGCGGATGGTTGACGAATATGCACAACAAAATCAATTGTCTGGTCAGGTTATTCAACATACTGCTTTAAATGAATTCATCTCCCGCAATTACGCGAGCGATCAATTAGGAAGATTCTTTTTCCAGAATGGTCCGCAACGGGTTTTCATTACGCTAGCAGCAACCCCTTGGTTAGTCCGCATCATTCCAGGAGAACACGGCCCAAGACTCATTACCCAATGCCAGACTCAAATGAAGCCTAGTGCTGCGCTAAGCGATGAGGATGGCAATATTTATATTGTTGGGTCGATTCATCAAACAATTTACCAAGATCTAAAGACTCAGCAGTTTGAGACTAAAGAGTATGCGAGCATTGCTCTTCTACATGATCATGATTTAGATCAATTTTCAGAAATGGCTAAATTACGTGAGGAAGCCTGCAGCTTTGGTGGTTCCTGGAATTGGCATGACAAACAATTGCCTCTAGATCCAATTCATTCAGAAGAGTTAAGTAAGCAGTTCAAGTTCATCCAACAGCCTCAGCCACAACACTGA